CGGGTTGATAGATCGGACCTATGACAGGCGTGCCCATATAGGCCGAGCGTAGATACCAGTCGCCGTCGTTCGGCGTACTGATGCCGTTCTTCTGCAGGGTGTAGGCATAGGCGCCGGCGACGACGGCCGGGTCGCCCTGGAACAGGTAATTGCCCTGAAGCGTGAAGATGCCGTTCGAGGCTCCGCCGACATCGATGATCTTGATGCCCTCGACAGTCTGCGCCCCCGCGCCGCCCTGGTTCAGCACCCGAACGTTCGTAGCGCCGGCAGTGCTGCCGGTGATGACGAGGCGGTCGGAGGGCGCGGAATCGCCGCCCAGTACGGCTTCGATCTCGAGGTCGCCGCCATTGCCAAGATAGTCGCCGTTGATCGTCAGCGTCCCGATCGAGTTGCCGGGCGCGATGGTGCCGCCCGGCTGATTGGTGGTGGCTCCAACCGTGCCGATGCCCTGCAGGCGGCCGCCGATGACCTCCATCGTCCCGCCCAGGATGCCGTTCACCGCGAGCGTGCCCGCCAATACGCTGCCGGCGCCAGTATAGGTCGAGCCGCTGTCGCCGGTTAACGTCAGCGTGCCGGCACCGGACTTGATCAAGGCCCCAGCGCCGGTGAAAGACGGAGCGATGCCGATCTCGTGGCCATTGGTGTCGATGACCACGCCATTCATGCCGATGGCAAGGCTGCGCGTGCCGAAATTGCTAAAGAAGTTGGAGTTGTCCGCCGTTGCGCGCAGCAGGCCGCCGTCGAACGTAACGCTTGCCGTACCGTCGCCACCGGAAATCGAACCGGTTTCCAGCACCCCGCGATTGTTTGCCGGCCCCTGCAACAGCAGCGTTCCGCTGGACCCGGTAGCCACGCCAAGCAGGACGTCACCATCGGCGAGAACCAACCCGCCATTCTCCACCGTTAGCGAGCCCGCTCCGAAGTTGCCTATGGTGAGGCCATACGGCGACATCGACCATTTCGAACCGTTTCCGGTCACCGTTACAGTGCCGGTGTCGCTGGCGCCGATATACCCCTGATTGCTCGTGACGGCCGCTCCGTCCTCGATACGCAGGGTGCCAGCGGCGTAGCTGCCGACAGTAAACTGTCCCGTATTGGTCCAGGTCGTGCCCGGGCCGGTCAGCACGGCATCGCCTTGTGCACTATTGCCAACGATGCCGTCCGTGCTCGAAACCGTCGCGCCATCCTCGACACGCAAAGTTCCGGCGCTGAACAGGCCGACGTTCAGCCGTCCGCTGTTCTGCCAGGAGGAACCCGGGCCACTCACAAGCGCGTCTCCAACGCCACCGGCACCAACCGTGCCCGTCGCATTGGAAACCTGGCCGCCGGCAAGGATTTTCAACTTGCCTGTTCCGCCATCCCCGATATTGAGGTTACCGGTGTTGGTCCAGGTTGAGGCGGTGCCGTTGCTGTTAACACCTGTTACCGTAACAGTGCCGATGCCGGTCCCGGTGCCACTGGCGCCAATTGAGCCCAGGGTGTTAGTGACAGTCGCGCCATCCTCAATATGTAAGGTGCCCGTTCCATCGACGCCAACGTAGAGATCACCGGCGTTGATCCAGCTGGACACGTTGCCGTTGGCGTCAATGCCCGAAACAATGACGGTGCCGTCGCTGCCTGCATCAAGGCCGATCATGCCGGCGTCGTTGGAAACGGTTCCGCCACCGGTAATGTCCAAGCTGCCATTGCCGATCTGAAGATCGCCGTTAATAACCCAGTTCGGCACTGGGCAGGGCCCGGACTCAAATCTCCGTTGCCGATTACCGACTGGGCATAAGCAGGAACGCTGTCCGCGAAGGCCAGCACGACGAGCGCTGCCGACAGCAAAAGGGTTTGGCGATAAGAGGGAGCGGCAGCACCGCCTTTCACCGCTTGCCTCATCAACTTCGAGCCCCCGCCGGCTGCGCCGCCATGATCCGCAAATTTTGGCAGCGTCTCGAATCAACTCGCTGCTTAAGCTACTTCAGGCCTTAAGAATTAACGGAAGGTAACAACTTGGTGCTCGTCGGTTGGCAGGACGAGCCGCCAATATTGCGAGGCACTAGCCCAAGGCGAGCCGGAGTTAGGCTGCTTCCAGCATGCAAAAGGGCGGGACCGAAATCCCACCCTTCATTTAGAACAGCCTGTCGGCCTTCAGTGCTTATTTGACGGTGAGATACCCCGGGCCAAGCAGCATTGCGTTCGAGTTGATGGTGGTCCAGTCGTACTTGTCCGATACGACCCAGTCGACGACGCTGCGCCACAGCATCAGGCCGGGCTGTTCCTTTTCCCAGATGTCGACCATCTGGCGGAAGAGAGCGACCTTCTTGGTCACGTCGGGCTCGGCCAGGTATTGGCGGCCGATCTCGACGAACTCGGCCGGGGGTGCCCAACTGCGGTCTGCCTCGCGGGTGGCGCGGGCGGAATCCGGACCCCAGAAGCCCCAGATCGAGCGGGTGGGCGTGCCGTCGAACGTGGTCGACATCGACATGTTGAGGACGCCGAACGGGTGCTGGAGCGCGAGCGGCCAGCTGTCGACGATGTTGAGCTTCACGTTGATGCCCAGGTTGCGCCACTGCTCGGCAACGTATTCCATGGCGAGATCGAAGTTCGGATAGGCGCCGCGAACGAGGTTCACCTGAACTTCCTCGCCCTTGTAGTTCGACTTGGCGAGGTAGGCCTTGGCGGCCTCAGGGTCGTAGCCGATCAGCGGCTTGATGCTCGGGTCGTAATAGGCGGGCGAGTCCGGGAAGTTGAACGGCGCCGGGGCGATGGTGGCGTCGCCCCAAAGGCTCGAAACGAGCGTTTCGCGGTCGATGGCTGCGGACATGGCGTAGCGCAGGTTGACATCGGCGACCGGGTTCGGCCCGAACTCGGGGAGTTCGAGCGTGTTATAGGCGAGGATGATGTAGTTGTCGCCCGGACGGCTCACATAGTTGAGGCCGGGATAGGACTTCACCGTCTCGATTTCGTCGACGGGCGTGTTGACCATGAGGTCGAACTCACCGGACACCATGCCGGCGATGCGCGCCGAGAATTCCGGAACGATGCGGAATTCGATCGACTTGAGCGGCGGCTTGCCGCCCCAATAGTCGTCGAAAGCCTCGAGCTTGACGTGGCTGGCCGGATCGAACTCGACGACCTTGTAGGGGCCGGTGCCGATCGGCAATTGGCCGAACTTTTCGACGCCCTGTTCAAGATAGGCCGCCTTGGGCACCACGAAGCCCAGCGGGGTCACGAAGCGGTAGGGCAGGTTGGGATCGGGGATGGTGGTCTTGACCTCGACGGTCTTGTCGTCGAGCGCCGTTACGCTGGCAAAGGATTCCGTGTAGCGCGTGCCGGCGGGAACCAGCGCATTCTCGCCCCAGATACGTTCCGGGGAAAGGGTGAAGGCGACATCCTCGGCGGTCATGGTCTGGCCGTTGTGGAACTTCACGCCCTCGCGGATGGTGAAGTGCCAGGTCAGGTCGTCGACTTGCTCCCAGGCGGTGGCGAGGCCCGGACGAAGCTCGCCGCCTTCCGGATCTTCCGCATAGTTACGACCGACGATCGGGTCGTAAATGCTGTCCATGATGCGCTGGGAATTGGTGGAATTGCCGTCGATCGGTTCGATACTGCGATAGAGGCCGTTGACCGCAATCACGAAGTCAGGACGCGTGTCCTGCGCCATGGCGGGAAAGGCCAGCATCCCGGCGACCGCCGCTACCAGCGCGGTCTTGAAAATGTGCATCTGAGATAGTCCCTTCAGTCTGTAAACTTGGTGCTCTTGATAACAATGACCGCTGGCTCGGTGAAAGCAAACCCTTGCCATTTTGCGCTCGCCCGGTAGATCGATAGCGTCTCAGCCGGGCCATCCATAGTCAGCGCCCGCGAAGCGTCGGATCGAGCCGATCGCGAAGGGCATCGCCGAGCAGGCTGACCGAGAGCGTCGTGACGAAAATCAACGCGCCGGGAACGACGGCCAGCCACCAGGCGCGCGCAAGGCTGTCGCGACCTTCGCCGAGCAACTGGCCGAGGCTCGTGAAGGGCGGCTGGATGCCCAGGCCCAGGAAGCTCAGGCCCGTCTCGAGCAGGATGGTCTGCGGGAAGTTGAGCGTCAGTTGCACGATCACGACGTTGAATACGGTCGGCAGGATGTGGCGAATGTCGATGGCCAGGGGACTTACGCCGATCGTGCGTGCGGCATCGACGAACGTCAGCGTATGGGCGGACATGGCGCTCCCACGCACGAGGCGCGCGTAGCTTTCCCAGCCATATATGCTCAGGATGGCAACGAAGAGCGGCAGCGAATTGCCGAAGATGGCGAGCGTCGCCAGCGCGATGATCATGAAGGGAATCGCGGCCTGTAGATCGATGGCTGCGTCGATGAGGCTGCCGAGCATATTGCGCGAGCGCGCCGCGATGAGCCCCAGCGTGGTGCCGAGAATGGCGCCGGCGATCGTGCCGACAAGAGCCAGTCCCACGCTTACCCTCGCCGCGAAGACCAGCCGCGCAAGGGAGTCACGCCCAAGGCCATCGGTGCCGAGGGGATAGGTCCAGCTCCCACCGAGGAAAACGGGCGGCTTGTTACGGTTGAGGAGGTTGGAGACGTCGTAGGCGTGCTGCGTGAAAAAGCCGCCGAAGAGTGCGAACAGAACGACCAGGGCCAGCAGGGCGGTGGGGATGAGAAGGTTGAGCCGGATCTTCATGGGTCAGGCCTTCCCCGCCTTGCGCCGGGTGCCGATCCGGGGGTCGAGCCAGCCATAGAGCATGTCCACGATCATATTGGCCGTAGCCATCGTCGCGGCGGCGAGGATGACGATCAGCTGCACCACGGCGAGGTCGCGCTCCGTAACCGACGTGACCAGCAAACGCCCAATGCCGGGCCAGGCAAACACGGTTTCCGTCACCACCGCACCGGCGATCATCGAGCCGATGCTGAAGCCGGCGAGGGTAACGAGCGGGATCAGCATGGCGCGCAGGACATGGTGGGTCATGCGTTGCAACGGAGGAATCCCGTTGGCGCGCGCAGTGCGCATGAAAGGCGACGAAAGCACTTCGAGTACCGACGAGCGTGTGAGGCGGGCATAGGAGCCGGCCGAGGCGAGGCCAAGCGTCACCGCCGGCATCAGCAGGCCGATGGGTTGGTCAAAGCCGCCGCTGGGGAGCAGGCGCAGGTTGAGCGTGAAGAGCAGGATCAGGAGGATGCCCAGGAAGAAATTGGGCATGGCGAAGCCGAACACCGAAAAACTCATCACCAGCCGGTCGACCCAGCTGTTGCGCCGCGCGGCGGCGAGCATGCCGGTAGGGATGCCGATGGCAATGGCGATCAGCGTTGCCGTGCCGGTCAGTATCAGCGTCGGCAGGATGCGCGGGGCCACCATGTCCCAGGCCGGGCCGCCGGTGCGGAAGGAGATGCCGAAATCGCCCTGCAGCAGGCCCCAGAGATAGGCGAAGTACTGCACGAAAAAGGGTTGATCGAGCCCGAAGCGCTCGCGGTAGCGATCGATGACGAATTGCGGTGCATCGGAAGGCACCATGGCCGCGACGGGGTCGCCCGCAAGTCGCAACATGATGAAGACGAGCGATGCGGCAGCCCATACGGTCAACACCAGGCGGAGCAGCTTCTGGGCAAAGAAGGAAAATGACACGGGTGCGATCGATCGGGAGGCTAGTGAGGCGGACAGGGGGCCGGTTTGTTTCGCATTTTTCCGCCAGATTGCAAAAGCTTTTGGCCAACATGGCTTGGGCTCGTAGCCCTACCATGTTAGTTGCCTAAGAACCTTAATACTATTTGGGCATGCCGGGCCTCGGCCGTGCCGGGGTTGGACTAATGCCTGAACCGTTGCTGACGGTGCGAAATCTCACTACGCGCTTTGATACGGCAGGCGGCCAGGTCCTTGCGGTCGACAATGTAAGCTTCACCCTCGATGCCGGCGAAGTCCTGGGCATCGTCGGGGAGTCCGGCTCCGGCAAGAGCCAGATTTTCATGTCCATTGCCGGGTTGCTGGCGTCGAACGGAACGGTCAGCGGGGAGGCGGTCTTTGCCGGCCGCGACCTCATCAAGGCTGGTGAGGCCACGCTCAACACAATTCGCGGGCGAGAGCTGGCCTTCATCTTCCAGGACCCGATGACGGCCCTCAATCCGTTCCGGCGCATTTCCAGCCAGCTTGCGGAAATGCTGAGCCTCCATCGCGGATTGTCGCACCATGCGGCCCGCGCCGAGGCACTCCGCTTGCTCAACCGGGTCCGCATTCCCGAGGCCGCGCGCCGGCTCGACATGTATCCGCACGAGCTTTCGGGTGGCATGCGGCAGCGCGTGGTGATCGCGATGGCCCTATCGTGCTCGCCCAGGCTCCTGATCGCGGACGAACCCACGACCGCGCTGGATGTGACGGTGCAGATTCAGGTGCTCGATCTCATCAACGAGCTCCGGCGTGACGAAGGTTTGGCGGTCGTTCTCATCACCCACGACATGGGCGTGGTGGCGCGCCTCTCGGACCGGATACTCGTGGTCTATGCCGGCAATATCGTCGAGCAGGGCAGGACAGAAGACGTGCTTCTGGCGCCCAGCCACCCTTATACGGCCGGGCTGCTGGCCAGCATGCCGGACATCAACCGGCCCATCGAAGAACTGGTGCCGGTGCAGGGATACCCACCCGATGGACGCCAGGCGCGCGTCGGCTGCATGTTCGCGCCGCGTTGCGGGCGGGTTCAGCAGCTCTGCCGCGCGCAGACGCCGGCGATGACGCAGTCGTCGTCAGCCTCGCATCTGCAAGCGTGCCATTTCCCTCTGCGTGAAACGGGATTGGTCGCATGAGCGAAGCTGGTCTGAGCGTTCGGAACCTCACGGTCAACTATTCGATTTCGCGCGGGCCGCTGGCCAAGCCGGACCAGTTGCGCGCCGTGGCGGATGTGGATCTCGATATTGCGCCCGGCAAAACGCTGGGCATCGTCGGCGAGTCGGGTTGCGGCAAGTCGACCCTCGCTCGCGCCATTCTGAGGCTTGAACGCGCCGAGGGGGCAACCGTCGTGTGGCGCGGTGCCGATGTCGGCAGCTTGTCGGACGCCGAGTTCCGCAGGATTCGGCCCGACATGCAGATGATCTTCCAGGATCCGCTGGCGTCGCTCAATCCGCGCATGCGCGTCTCCGACATCATCGCCGAGCCCTTGCTCACCCACCGGCGCGACCTGGGCCGCGCCGAACGCGAGCGCCTCGTAGCGGAAGCCATGCAGCGCGTTGGCCTGAGGCCAGAAATGGCCTCGCGGTTCCCCCACGAATTCTCCGGCGGGCAGGCGCAGCGTATCGGAATCGCGCGGGCGATCGTTCTCAAGCCGGGCCTCCTGATCTGCGACGAAGCCGTGTCGGCGCTGGATGTGTCCATCCAGGCGCAGGTGCTGGCGCTGCTCAAGGGCCTGCAGCGCGAGATGGGGCTGTCGATCCTGTTCATCAGCCATGATCTCGCGGTCGTGCGGCACATCTCGGATGACATCATGGTGCTCTATCTCGGCCGCGTCGCCGAATATGCGCCGCGAGACGTGCTCTTCGCCCAGCCGCGCCATCCCTATACGCAAGCATTGATCGCCTCGGTCCTGTCGAGCGATCCGAACATAGAGCGGATGCACCAGAGCCCGGATATCGGGCCGGACATGCCCTCGCCGATCAATCCGCCGTCCGGCTGCCCTTTTCACACGCGCTGCAGCCAGGTCGAAGCCCAATGTCGCAGCGAACGTCCTGCATTGCGGCAATGGCCCGATGGCGCGCGTGTTGCCTGCCACGTGGCCAATCGTGCCCTGCCTGTTGCCTGAGGAAACCTGATGACTATCTCCGATCGTGAATGGGTGGCTCGCCATCTGGAATTGCTGACGGCCGAGATTCCGTCCGACGTGGTGGCTGTTACCGGCCGGTTGGTTGCCGATACGATTGCCATCGCAGGATACGCGCGGGCACATGGGATTGGCGGTACGGCCTTCGATGCGGCAAGTGTCCAGCTTTCGGGGCAGGGGAGCGGCGTCTGGGGTGGAGAGGCCAAGGCGGCGCCGCTCGACGCGGCCTTTCTCAATGGCACGGCGGCCGAAGCACTCGATTTCCAGGAAGTCCTGATCAATGGCCGCAATAACGGCCACGCCGCCGTTGTGATCGTTCCGGCGGTTCTCGCCCTTGCCGGCCAGCTGAATTCAAGCGCCGAAGCCGTGACTCGGGCACTGTGGGTCGCATTGGCAGCCAATATCGGCCTGGGAGAGGCGCTGGGGCGCGCTCACCGCGCCAATGGGCTCGGCTTCCGCACGACGTCCCTCACGGCAGCGCCCGCGGCTGCCCTGGGCTGTGCCACGCTCATCAACAACAGTCTCGACACGGCGCTCGCAGCCCTCGGGATATGCGCCAGCACCTTGCCCGCCGGTCTTCTTTCGGCCATGTCGCCAAAGATGGGGAGCTACAGCCCCGACAAGGACTTGTCGGTCGGCTTCTCCGCGCGCCACGCGCTCCATTCGGCACTGCTGGCAGGCGCCGGAGCTACCGGGCCAGAGGCGCCGATCACCGGAGACAAGGGTTGGCTGGCGAGCTATGGCGCGGGAAGCGCCGATACAAGCTACCTGGAAACACCGCCATCCGAACGCGATCTCACCGCGTATTCGATCAAGCTCTACCCTGCCAATTTCGGATGCCAGGCCGCGATACGCGCGTCCATCGAACTGGGGCGGCAATTCGCGCCCGACCAGGTTACGCGCCTGCACCTCGAGGTCAAATCCTCCAGCGCGGCTTCACTCTCGACGCGAAGCATCGAAAATCATCTCGCCGCTCGCTTCAGCCTTCCCTTCGCTGCCGCCAGCGCCTTCGTACGCCAGCGCTCCGTTCTCGCCGACTTCGAAGGCAAAGCGGTCGCTGACCCCGCGGTGCACGCCTTTATCGACAAGATCGAACTGACCGGGAGCGATGAACTGGAAGCCGCCCACCTCTCGCGCGGCATATTCCCGGCTCGCGTAACGGCCTATGCCGGCGAAAACGTCCTGGCCCGTGTAAGCTATGATGGCCCCTTCGACGGCTATTCCGCGGCACAGGACGAAGCGGTGTTTGCGGAAAAACTCGCATCCCTGTGCGGGGCCGAGCGTGCCGAGGTGCTGCTGGCATATAGCCGAGAGCCGCTGTCGGACGCGCGACTGCGCACCCTCGTCTGATCCCACAAACCATTCCACACTACCCGTTCGGCCGCCCGCTCGCGCGGCCGATGCCGCATGGCATAAACATGCGTTTGAGTATTGGGAATAATTATACTCAGAATAGCTTGTGAATATAGGCGATCTTAGGCGCAGATGGAGCCAGTTTACCGTGGTTTGCAGCATGTTGCTCGAGCTTCAAAGGTGAATAGAAGCAAGTGCAAAGTCTGCGAGCCCATAGAAAAAGGAGGGTTTCTATGGTCGATAACGGCAGTAAATGGCGTTCAAGCCTGTATCTTGGCATTCTTCTAGGGGCAGTTTTCGCGGTGCCGGCTGCAAGCGCCGCCGACGTGACCTCGGATCGCATCGTGAAGGCGGACAGCGAGCCGCAGAACTGGTTGAGCAACAACCGGGACTACACCAGTCAGCGCTTCTCGCCGCTGGATGCGATCAACAAGGATACGGTCAAGGGCCTCAAGCTTGCCTTCTCGGTATCCCTGAACAACCAGGCACCGAACTACACGGAATCCACGCCTCTGGCAGAGGATGGCTTTCTCTATCTCACGGACACCTGGGGCGTAGTCTACAAGATCGACGCCACGCAGGGCACGGTCGGCCGCATCGTCTGGACAATGGATCCGGGCCAGGAGAAGCCTTCCATCGCCAACCGCGGGGTCGCCCTGGCAGACAATCTCGTGATCTCCGTGGCCAACGGCCCGGCACGCTTGATCGGCACCGACAAGGATACTGGCGAGGTCCTGTGGGAGAAGGACATCACCG
The sequence above is a segment of the Paradevosia shaoguanensis genome. Coding sequences within it:
- a CDS encoding ABC transporter permease; translated protein: MSFSFFAQKLLRLVLTVWAAASLVFIMLRLAGDPVAAMVPSDAPQFVIDRYRERFGLDQPFFVQYFAYLWGLLQGDFGISFRTGGPAWDMVAPRILPTLILTGTATLIAIAIGIPTGMLAAARRNSWVDRLVMSFSVFGFAMPNFFLGILLILLFTLNLRLLPSGGFDQPIGLLMPAVTLGLASAGSYARLTRSSVLEVLSSPFMRTARANGIPPLQRMTHHVLRAMLIPLVTLAGFSIGSMIAGAVVTETVFAWPGIGRLLVTSVTERDLAVVQLIVILAAATMATANMIVDMLYGWLDPRIGTRRKAGKA
- a CDS encoding ABC transporter ATP-binding protein; amino-acid sequence: MPEPLLTVRNLTTRFDTAGGQVLAVDNVSFTLDAGEVLGIVGESGSGKSQIFMSIAGLLASNGTVSGEAVFAGRDLIKAGEATLNTIRGRELAFIFQDPMTALNPFRRISSQLAEMLSLHRGLSHHAARAEALRLLNRVRIPEAARRLDMYPHELSGGMRQRVVIAMALSCSPRLLIADEPTTALDVTVQIQVLDLINELRRDEGLAVVLITHDMGVVARLSDRILVVYAGNIVEQGRTEDVLLAPSHPYTAGLLASMPDINRPIEELVPVQGYPPDGRQARVGCMFAPRCGRVQQLCRAQTPAMTQSSSASHLQACHFPLRETGLVA
- a CDS encoding MmgE/PrpD family protein produces the protein MTISDREWVARHLELLTAEIPSDVVAVTGRLVADTIAIAGYARAHGIGGTAFDAASVQLSGQGSGVWGGEAKAAPLDAAFLNGTAAEALDFQEVLINGRNNGHAAVVIVPAVLALAGQLNSSAEAVTRALWVALAANIGLGEALGRAHRANGLGFRTTSLTAAPAAALGCATLINNSLDTALAALGICASTLPAGLLSAMSPKMGSYSPDKDLSVGFSARHALHSALLAGAGATGPEAPITGDKGWLASYGAGSADTSYLETPPSERDLTAYSIKLYPANFGCQAAIRASIELGRQFAPDQVTRLHLEVKSSSAASLSTRSIENHLAARFSLPFAAASAFVRQRSVLADFEGKAVADPAVHAFIDKIELTGSDELEAAHLSRGIFPARVTAYAGENVLARVSYDGPFDGYSAAQDEAVFAEKLASLCGAERAEVLLAYSREPLSDARLRTLV
- a CDS encoding ABC transporter permease; its protein translation is MKIRLNLLIPTALLALVVLFALFGGFFTQHAYDVSNLLNRNKPPVFLGGSWTYPLGTDGLGRDSLARLVFAARVSVGLALVGTIAGAILGTTLGLIAARSRNMLGSLIDAAIDLQAAIPFMIIALATLAIFGNSLPLFVAILSIYGWESYARLVRGSAMSAHTLTFVDAARTIGVSPLAIDIRHILPTVFNVVIVQLTLNFPQTILLETGLSFLGLGIQPPFTSLGQLLGEGRDSLARAWWLAVVPGALIFVTTLSVSLLGDALRDRLDPTLRGR
- a CDS encoding ABC transporter ATP-binding protein, coding for MSEAGLSVRNLTVNYSISRGPLAKPDQLRAVADVDLDIAPGKTLGIVGESGCGKSTLARAILRLERAEGATVVWRGADVGSLSDAEFRRIRPDMQMIFQDPLASLNPRMRVSDIIAEPLLTHRRDLGRAERERLVAEAMQRVGLRPEMASRFPHEFSGGQAQRIGIARAIVLKPGLLICDEAVSALDVSIQAQVLALLKGLQREMGLSILFISHDLAVVRHISDDIMVLYLGRVAEYAPRDVLFAQPRHPYTQALIASVLSSDPNIERMHQSPDIGPDMPSPINPPSGCPFHTRCSQVEAQCRSERPALRQWPDGARVACHVANRALPVA
- a CDS encoding ABC transporter substrate-binding protein, giving the protein MHIFKTALVAAVAGMLAFPAMAQDTRPDFVIAVNGLYRSIEPIDGNSTNSQRIMDSIYDPIVGRNYAEDPEGGELRPGLATAWEQVDDLTWHFTIREGVKFHNGQTMTAEDVAFTLSPERIWGENALVPAGTRYTESFASVTALDDKTVEVKTTIPDPNLPYRFVTPLGFVVPKAAYLEQGVEKFGQLPIGTGPYKVVEFDPASHVKLEAFDDYWGGKPPLKSIEFRIVPEFSARIAGMVSGEFDLMVNTPVDEIETVKSYPGLNYVSRPGDNYIILAYNTLELPEFGPNPVADVNLRYAMSAAIDRETLVSSLWGDATIAPAPFNFPDSPAYYDPSIKPLIGYDPEAAKAYLAKSNYKGEEVQVNLVRGAYPNFDLAMEYVAEQWRNLGINVKLNIVDSWPLALQHPFGVLNMSMSTTFDGTPTRSIWGFWGPDSARATREADRSWAPPAEFVEIGRQYLAEPDVTKKVALFRQMVDIWEKEQPGLMLWRSVVDWVVSDKYDWTTINSNAMLLGPGYLTVK